The DNA segment ttttaatataaaaactaatatttttcagCAAAATCTAAATTTCAACAAAATTTCAACAAAATTTCAACGGGGTTGCTTTAAAGTCGATGAACTGTAACTAAGAATCCATATAACCAGAGCAGAGATGGCTGATGAAAATCCACCACCGACAGAGGCGGCAGCCTCGCCGGATATCCCCAGAAACCCGCAATATCTCACCTTAGACGACACAATCGAACACTGCATCGGCGAATTGGGGTGGAGTCAACTCCTCCAGGCAATTCTTATATCCTTTGCATGGTTTTTCGACGCACAGCAGGCTTTCATCAGTGTTTTCACAGATGCACAGCCCAAATGGAGCTGCAAACATTCTTCCGATTCGTGCAACAACAACGCTAATGTTTGTAAGCTTCCGAGGAATTCCTGGGAATGGGACCTTCCTGCGTTTACATCCACCGTTTCTGAATGGTCTCTCGAGTGCGCAAATCCTATAATTATTGGTCTTCCGGCCTCGTCCTTCTTCACGGGGTGTTTGGTAGGTGGATTCGCACTTGCGACGCTTGCAGATTCGACTCTGGGTCGGAAGAATATGTTGGTTTTCTCGTCTTTGGTCATGTCTTTAAGCGGGGTGCTCGCAGCTGTTTCAACTAACGTTTGGATGTACGTGGCATTTAGATTTGTGTGTGGGTTCGGAAGAGCCAGTATTGGAACATGTGCGCTTGTTCTTTCGACGGAATTGGTTGGGAAGAATTGGAGAGGAAACGCTGGAATAATGGGATTCGTTTGCTTTGGTCTTGGGTTTTTGTCTCTTCCAGCAGAGGCATATTTGTTGAGAGGATATTCATGGAGATTAATCTATCTCTGCACCTGCGTTCCATCACTTTTCTACTCTGTTCTTGTGTATTTTGCAGCTCAAGAATCTCCCAGATGGCTTTTCATCAAGGGAAGAAAGGAAGAATTTGTTCAAGCTCTGAGAAGCATTGCCGAATCCAAAAAACGTAGCCGATTAACAGAAAGCTTCTTTCACGAAACCGTCAACTGGGAAGAGGAAGTGCAAGAAAGAGACATTTACTCAGCCATGAAAATGTTGCTGAACAAAGGGTGGGCGGTGCGGCGGGTTGCGGCGGTGATGGCTGCGGGATTGGGCATAGGAATGATATTCTACGGGATGCCATTAGGCCTCGGTAACTTGTCATTTAACCTGTACTTGGGCGTAATGCTGAACGCTTTATCGGAATTTCCTTCCTCATTCTTAACTTTCTTCCTCATTGGAAAACTGAACAGGAAAAGCTCCATCGTTGGGTTAACTTTACTGAGTGGAATCTGTAGTGTTGCCTGCGTTTTAGTGAAATGGAAAAAGATTAAAATGGGGCTGGAGGCGGTATCATTTTTCAGTGCTTCCACTGGGATGAATGTGTTATTGATTTATGCTTTGGAGTTGTTTCCTACTTGCGTGAGGAACTCGGCCGTGTCGATGGTGCGGCAGGCGGTGGTGCTTAGTGGGGTGCTCAGCCCCGTGCTTGTGGCGGCCGGGAAACACAATGGGTTGATTTCTTATGGAGTGTTTGGTGTGACGATTGTGTTGTGCGGATTAATTGTTATTTGGCTGCCGGAAACTAAGGGACGCACATTTTGCGATACAATGGATGAAGAGGAAAAAAGGGAAGAGTAATTGTATTCTATCATGAGAGAGAAACTCTTTGTACGTGATATGTTCGTTTCAATATCTTGTGCAACTACAAAAGAAAAAACATAGAATCTTCCCACAGAGATAATAGTTGTAACTTGTGCCTGTTTAAGGCTCTTTTGTTTGGCCGATTAAAGTCTCTTGCTCTAATTCTTCTGCCCACACTTTTTTAAACTAGCTTGACACACGAAACTTTTCAATGCGGTTTACCTGATTAATGTGATTTGCATACTATTGCGTTAGTAGACGGTGTACTCAATGCACATCTAAATATAATGGTTGTGGGTTCTCaaaagtcaaaaaaaaaaaaataataataactgtACTTgaactttttaaaaaacttcAATTATACATCTCGATTACCACCAATTTGCAGTCGTCGTGCTATCAGAACTCAGAAGTTATACATCTCTATCACCACCAACTTGTACTCGTCGTGCTAATTAGTGCACGGTTGCTCCTAAACAAACTTACAAAAAAATATAGACAGAAGAAAAACCACGATGCACTAGAAATCACTAAAAATATAGACAATTAATCTTATGACATGATTTATTGCAGTATTGTGCGGTCCTGTGTAGATCAATAAGAATAACACGCAAACAcacatttaataataataataataataataataataataataataataatctatatctatatctattctATCTATTATAAAAGCATGAGTATGATCTCAATTATGTATTTAATTTTGTATCCTTGAAATATTTGAGTTTCCCATATTgaccattgatgaattgaacataatgttaattaattattaaattaaactcCATAATGTGTGTTGTTTGGATTAACAGTGTGTTTGATAGACAGGATTTGGATGAGATTTGGTGGGATTTGGATTTGTAAATATTGTTTTGCTGTTTGgcaaaatgaaattttaaaacgggattggtatttgatgggatttcattTAACTAAGTCAAATCCTTATAAAATTTGtcggatttcatgggatttcatagaatttgagtttataaaaataataaaattatttttaataataaatttataaactttagttataaatttaagtttttcaaacattttttttttaaaaaaaataacacttTCCAAAAATTTATGCTAGCAAATTACAATATGTATTTTAACTTTTTCCCAAACACCAAAACGGAATTTGAATTCCATGaatttcaattccaaatccaaatccaattccaaattcAATTTTTTAGGCATCCAAACACACTGTAAATATTAGTATATTGTGTTTAAGTTTGGATTTAATATTTCATTCATGTGGGTTTGTTCTTATCTATGATGCATGCATGTGTCGTGTATCTTTTCCCTTGGTGCATTTATTGTGGGTGCATTAACTTTTTCCCGAAGTGATACAATGAatttatatctatatctattataaataaaatctattTATTATAAAAGCATGAATATGATCTCAATTATGCATTTACTTTTGTATCCTTGAAATATTTGAGTTCCCCATATTGcccattgatgaattgaatataatgttcattaattattaaattaatctCCATGTGTGTTGTTTGGATTAAATATTAGTATATTGTGTTTAAGTTTGGATTTAATGTTTCATTCATGTGAGTTTGTTCTTATCTATGGTGCATGCATGTGTCATGTATCTTTTTCCTAGGTGCATTTATTGTGGGTGCATTAACCTTTTCTTTGAGTGATACAAtgaatctatatctatatctattataaataaaatatatctaTTATAAAAGCATGAATATGATCAATTATGTATTTACTTTTGTACCCTTGAAATATTTGGGTTTCCTATATTGCCTATTGATGAATTAAATAtaatgttaattaattattaaattaatctCCTTATTGTGTGTTGTTTGGATTACATATTAGTATATAGTGTTTAAGTTTGGATTTAatgtttcattcatgtgggTTTGTTCTTATCTATGGTGCATGCATGTGTCGTGTATATTTTCCCTGAGTGCATTTATTGAGGGTGCATTAACCTTAATTTTCTCGGAGTGATACAATGAATCTTATAAAATCTATTATAAAAGCGGGAGAGTCTATGCTACCCCATCCGGGCAGTGCCCGGATGGGGTTCGGATGACCCAATTTCATATGcatatcaaatcaaatgatCTGATTTGATCTGCAGATGAAattgggtcgtccgaacccttCTGCCAGCATAGACTCTTCCTATAAAAGCATGAATATGATCTCAATTATGTATTTACTTTTGTATCCTTGAAATATTTGAGTTCCCCATATTGcccattgatgaactgaatataatgttaattaattattaaattaatctaCATATTGTGTATTGTTTGGATTAAATATTAGTATATTGTGTTTAAGTTTGGATTTAatgtttcattcatgtgggTTTGTTCTTATCTATGGTGCATGCATGTGTCGTGTATCTTTTTCCTAGGTGCATTTATTTTGGGTGCATTAACCTTTTTCTGGAGTGATACAAtgaatctatatctatatctattataaataaaatctatctatctatctatctatctatctatctatctattataAAAGCATGAATATGATCTTTATTATGTATTTACTTTTGTATCCTTGAAATATTTGAGTTCCCCATATTGcccattgatgaattgaatataatgttaattaattattaaattaatctCCATATTGTGTATTGTTTGGATTAAATATTAGTATATTGTGTTTAAGTTTGGATTTAATGTTTCATTCATGTGTGTTTGTTCTTATCTATGGTGCATGCATGTGTCGTGTATCTTTTTTCTAGGTGCATTTATTGTGGATGCATTAACCTTTTTCCGGAGTGATACAAtgaatctatatctatatctattataaataaaatctatctatctattataAAAGCATGAATATGATCTCAATTATGTATTTATATTTGTATCCTTGAAATATTTGAGTTCCCCATATTGcccattgatgaattgaatataatgttaattaattattaaattaatctCCATATTGTGTGTTGTTTGGATTAAATATTAGTATATTGTGTTTAAGTTTGGATTTAatgtttcattcatgtgggTTTGTTCTTCTCTATGGTGCATGCATGTGTCGTGTATCTTTTCCCTCGGTGCATTTATTGTGGGTGCATTAACCTTTTTTCGGAGTGATACAATGAATCTATatctattataaataaaatctatCTATTATAAAAACATGAATATGATCTCAATTATGTATTTACTTTTGTATCGTAGCTTGAAATATTTGAGTTCTTCATAATGCTcattgatgaattgaatataatgttaattaattatttaattaatcttcaGGCGGAGCCACCTTGGGCTAGGGTGGGCTCCAGCCCCAcctagtttttttaaaaaatatttagtagtttaatttattattttttttgcagccccatgcttaaaaaaaaatgctcaCTAGAATTCAATGTGACAGCGAGGAAGAACAAGGGAATGCCTGGCTTTGTCCAGTATTTTctgggaaatgtatttctcGAAAATGAATCGgtgtttattaaaaaaaaataaaaatgaatcgGTGACAGCGAGGAAGAACAAGGGAATGCCTGGCTTTGTCCAGTATTTTctgggaaatgtatttctcGAAAATGAATCGgtgtttattaaaaaaaaaaataaaaatgaatcgGTGAATGTGATGTCTGTTTGGTTATAATTTTGGAAGGAAACATCTATTTCtattataaattaaatgtcATGTCAAGTCATAATGTGTTTGGttatttttttgaaaggaaaCACGTCTATTATAAATGCCATGTCAAGACATCAAGTCATATTCAACATGAATATCATATGAGTTTCTAATTgatcacaaataaattgttcCCACGTGTTCcttactaataataataataataataataataataataataataagaacaaCAAAAACAACTTAAGTTATGCTGATGAGTCCATCGATTTTGAATTTCTCAACTTATTTGGATGAACAAAATTGATGTGGATTTCAGATTCACTTTATTAAATTGTACAATTTCGTGGTTTGCATGCTATTACGTTAGTCGAAGGTTTACCAAATGCGTACCAAAAAGTAGCGGTTGCTGGttccaaaatcataaaaaaaaataaattattaatataattgtaattgaactttttaaaaaacttcAATTATACATCTCAATTACCACCAATTTGTAGTCGTCGTGCTATAGACGTTATACATATCTATCACCACCACCTTGTACTTGTCCTGCTAATTATTGCACTGTTGCTCCTTAACAAACTTACAAAAAAATAGTATAGACCGAAGAAAAACCAGGATGAACTAGAAATCACTAAAAGTACATACAATATTATGACATAATTTATTGCAGTGTATTGTGTGGTCCTAACCCCTAAGTAGATCAATAAAGAATAACACGCAAACACGCATTTgaacttttggcaacttcaaTTCCCAATTATTGTACTTCACACAGGATTTGTTTAATGTGGTTAACATggctaacgtagtttgcagactattgcgttagtccggagTTTATTCAATGCGCACCGATAGGTAGCGGTTGCGGGTTTTCacgtaataataataataataataataataataataataacaacaacaacaacaacaacttaAGGTTGTGCTGAATGGATTTCGAATTTCTCAATTTGCTTGGATGGACAAAATTGATGTGGACTTCAGATCCACCATATTAAATTGTGCAATTTCTATGATAATTGTTGGTGTATTGATTTATGTCCCACATAGGTTGGCTAAATAACCTGAACCTCTTTATATGAACAAGGGCAAACCCCACCTCTtaagctagcttttgaggtgagttaggtccaagtctcatttctaatatggtatcaaagcccggGTTCCCGTTATGTGTTGGACGGCCCATAGTTGGCCTCACTCATCCCATAGTTGGCCACCCGTTAATATATCCACGCTCCAGTCGTTTCATTCCTGGGCGTGAGAGGGGTGTGTTGGTGTATTGATTTATGTCCCACATAGGTTGGCTAAATAACCTGGACCTCTTTATATGAACAAGGGCAAACCTCAcgtcttgagctagcttttgaggtgagttaggtccaagtttaatttttaatatgatATCATGTTGGTGTGTTTAGTTTGTCCCATATCGGTTGGATGAATTGCCTGGGAGTTTAATATATAGGCTTGGACAAACCTCctctcttgagctagcttttgaggtgagttacgtccaagtctcatttctaacatggtatcagagcccggATTCCATCGTTATGTGTTGGACGACCCATAGTTGGCCTCACCCGTCCCATAATTGGGCCACCCATTTAATTTGATCTCCACGTTCCAGTCAATTCATTTCTGAACGTGCGAGGGGTGTGTTGGTGTGTTTAATttgtcccacatcggttggATGAATTGCCTGGGAGTTTAATATATAGGCTTGGACAAACCtcccctcttgagctagcttttgaggtgagttaagTCCAAGTCTCATTTTTAACCATAATTattatgaatttcaaatatACGAAAATAGATgtcatttgaaattcatgatAAATCCAATAAAATATTGTTCTGCCCATTTATCCCCCCGCATTTACTGCAAGCTTCCGATTCCGACTACATTTTTTCCCTGCTGATATAAAGTAATTCACACACCACAACTTGATAGGGAGTGTGATGGGTTGGGCCTTAAAGTCAGATATGGCTCAGAGGCACAGCCCATATCAGACAAATGGCCTTGAGTTTAAATCGAGAATCGTGTGGCACTTGCATTTTTCTTTATCCATTATAAAATTgctatattaatttttattatatgattaattagtatacactaaaattttaaataattaattaggtATTTGGTTGAAGtataataaacattatacaaaaaaaaaatctctccTGTAACTTCATTCGTTTAATTTTACTTTAATTTTACAATGACATAATCATCGGATTTTAAagtcttattttttattttttttccccgCAAATGATGAATACGAtcaaattaattgaaattaaaatttatcatctTAATATATGATGCCAAAAGGAAAATATCTTCTTCTTtccttctttttttattttccacACTGGAGCTTTCATACGAATACAAACAAAATAGAATCTAACTGCTCCAATTATTCTTAATTTGATTATATTACGAGTTCACAAATTATTTGCAAATACAAATGTCGTTTAACTAGTTGTCTACTTGTCTCTTAGGCAACAAACAAAGATATATACGTAATAAAATAAAGCGCGATGCTTAAGTTTGGTATTTCTACTCGCTTAACGTTGAAATGATCGATATTTAAAAcatttatataatttgattatGTACGAAAGATTATTATAACTCACAATTATATACTAATTAAACACACTTAATAGTTGTTAAAAGTTtgccaattttttattttattttaaatgactCCATCAAACCACAAACCCATGCATGACCTTTAAaccctaaaaaaaaaattaaaaacatgaagtatattaaaaataatttaaaaagtaaaattttatttaaagtaaatgtattttacaacaataaatttataaaatcggaataaaataaatattgtaggACTGACGCTACACGGTACACATTATCTCAAAATATTATAGGGAAAAAAAAAGGTGAAACTTGTGGTGAAAAGACCAAGGCATGGGAGAGTCAGTATGGGAGTTGCGGCCTCAATTGGGAATTTGGGAGAATGGGAGTTGCCAAAGGTTTCGCCCAGAATGACTTAAAGGCGACTTTATGCATACATAATATAGGATATTTGGAGTGGGCATTTCTCAAAATGTCATCTGAACAGAAATGTGACATTTTTGCTGACTTAGAAATGTCCTGACACAAATTTGTGTCCCGCACATttccaatttattttaaaaaaattatgattttttaattCATGCACATTCCTGCAGGCCCTGCATCATGATGTGCGCGTGTGCACGCACGCGTTAAAAATTCCACCCGTTgcaatttgtttttttattatttattttttaaaatttatatatatatttaattatttatggtatcatttaatttaattttttttaaatattgtgTTAAAATATGTTTAGCCTTTTaaattaattgtagttgcttttACGATATAGCCGTTGTAAAATAATGTtggtaattattttatttaaataaaagtaATAAAATAACAATGGGGTTCACAAATATTTGGTTCGTAGTATATTTGATTGTGGAATATAAGATATTTGAAAGGTGAGATATTGGATAGATAACGTGGCATTAGGGGTGAGCAAAATTTCGGTTAAATCGAATTAACCGACCGAACCAACTCAATTTggaaattcggttcggttaattCGGAAATTCGATTTTTGTGTTCAAAAATTTCGGTTAAATCGGTTATTTtggttcgattttcggtttattaaaagaaaattcggttaattcggttaaccgaattataaaataattaaattttaattttttttattaggccTTATTAGGGGCGTTATCGAGTCAAGCCGAGCTCGAGTAGTAAAATAtgtgctcgagctcgagctcgtttGTAGTTTgagtactcgagctcgagcttttatattatatatgtatatataaattaaaaatatattaataaataaataaatataatattatatatattataaaataaataaatatataaatataataaataaaataaaatatataaataaattaatacataaatataatattatatatattatatttatattatattttaatatatatatgtggctTATCGAATAtatagctcgcgagctactcgatcacATAGTTTCAaaactcgactcgagctcgattgtatgctcgagtcgcgagctactcgatcacATAGTTTCAaaactcgactcgagctcgattgtatgctcgagctactcgagctcgagctcggtcaaatcgagctcgagtcgagctttgaccgagctactcacgagttgctcacgagtagctcggctcgtttacacccctaggccttatatataatttataatatatttttaatgtgtctatatttaatattttacttaatttttgttattttaattttttaagcttaatatatttttataatgatataaatattatatttcaattattaattttataaaatttcttattttataattttttttaaaaaaaatcggttaattcggtcggtaaccgaattaaccgatttttAATTTGGTTCGATTAAATCGGTTTTAACAtaaattcggttcggttcggttagcTAAAAAATAATTCGGTTAATTCGATTTCGGTtaatttggttcggtttttgACCGAATTAacctgtaacgccccgtttttatcttaattgatgttatttgaaatattcagtgattttagaattcgag comes from the Henckelia pumila isolate YLH828 chromosome 1, ASM3356847v2, whole genome shotgun sequence genome and includes:
- the LOC140874923 gene encoding organic cation/carnitine transporter 3-like, with the translated sequence MADENPPPTEAAASPDIPRNPQYLTLDDTIEHCIGELGWSQLLQAILISFAWFFDAQQAFISVFTDAQPKWSCKHSSDSCNNNANVCKLPRNSWEWDLPAFTSTVSEWSLECANPIIIGLPASSFFTGCLVGGFALATLADSTLGRKNMLVFSSLVMSLSGVLAAVSTNVWMYVAFRFVCGFGRASIGTCALVLSTELVGKNWRGNAGIMGFVCFGLGFLSLPAEAYLLRGYSWRLIYLCTCVPSLFYSVLVYFAAQESPRWLFIKGRKEEFVQALRSIAESKKRSRLTESFFHETVNWEEEVQERDIYSAMKMLLNKGWAVRRVAAVMAAGLGIGMIFYGMPLGLGNLSFNLYLGVMLNALSEFPSSFLTFFLIGKLNRKSSIVGLTLLSGICSVACVLVKWKKIKMGLEAVSFFSASTGMNVLLIYALELFPTCVRNSAVSMVRQAVVLSGVLSPVLVAAGKHNGLISYGVFGVTIVLCGLIVIWLPETKGRTFCDTMDEEEKREE